In the Brachyhypopomus gauderio isolate BG-103 chromosome 4, BGAUD_0.2, whole genome shotgun sequence genome, one interval contains:
- the neurod1 gene encoding neurogenic differentiation factor 1, producing the protein MTKSYTEENMMLDTQENSNWTDECHSSQDERDVDKKNSVHEAMRKETENDDEALNRLEDEEEDEEEEEEEEEGDDTKPKRRGPKKKKMTKARMQRFKLRRMKANARERNRMHGLNDALESLRKVVPCYSKTQKLSKIETLRLAKNYIWALSEILRSGKSPDLMSFVQALCKGLSQPTTNLVAGCLQLNPRTFLPEQSQEMPPHMQTASASFSAHPYSYQTPGLPSPPYGTMDSSHIFHVKPHAYGSALEPFFETALTDCTSPSFDGPLSPPLSVNGNFSFKHEPSSEFEKNYAFTMHYQTAGLAGPQGHASAYAGSTQRCDLPMENIMSYDGHSHHERVMNAQLNAIFHDS; encoded by the coding sequence ATGACGAAGTCTTACACGGAGGAAAACATGATGCTCGACACTCAGGAAAACTCCAACTGGACCGACGAGTGCCACAGTTCACAGGACGAGCGCGACGTCGATAAGAAGAACAGTGTGCACGAGGCGATGCGAAAGGAGACGGAGAACGACGACGAAGCTCTCAACAGACttgaggacgaggaggaggacgaggaggaagaggaagaagaggaagagggcgATGACACCAAGCCGAAAAGACGCGGaccaaaaaagaagaaaatgacaAAAGCGCGCATGCAGAGGTTCAAACTGAGGCGCATGAAGGCAAACGCGCGGGAAAGGAACCGTATGCACGGGCTCAATGATGCGCTCGAGAGCTTGCGTAAAGTTGTGCCATGTTACTCCAAAACGCAGAAGCTCTCGAAAATCGAaacgcttcgcttggccaaaaaTTACATCTGGGCTCTATCTGAGATCTTGAGATCGGGCAAAAGTCCGGATTTGATGTCTTTTGTGCAGGCCTTATGCAAAGGTTTGTCACAACCCACGACAAATTTGGTTGCGGGATGTCTCCAGCTGAACCCGAGAACTTTCCTTCCGGAGCAGAGCCAGGAGATGCCTCCTCATATGCAAACGGCAAGTGCTTCCTTCTCCGCGCATCCGTACTCGTACCAAACGCCCGGGCTCCCGAGCCCCCCTTATGGTACAATGGACAGCTCCCACATCTTCCACGTCAAGCCGCACGCGTATGGAAGCGCGTTGGAACCGTTTTTCGAAACTGCGCTAACAGACTGCACGAGTCCCTCATTTGACGGGCCCCTTAGCCCACCGCTGAGCGTGAACGGAAACTTTTCCTTCAAACACGAGCCTTCTTCGGAGTTCGAAAAGAACTACGCCTTCACCATGCACTACCAGACAGCGGGTCTGGCAGGACCACAGGGACACGCCTCTGCGTACGCGGGCTCCACACAGCGCTGTGATTTACCGATGGAAAACATTATGTCGTACGATGGCCACTCTCATCACGAGCGTGTCATGAACGCTCAACTTAATGCGATATTCCACGATTCGTGA